Proteins co-encoded in one Flavobacterium sp. M31R6 genomic window:
- a CDS encoding MlaD family protein: protein MKITREIKTAILVITSILLFIWGYSFLKGKDLFNSYKTFYVEYANVEGLAPSAPVTINGLSIGKVKTITISEKGTLLVELQINTEFPISKSSTATIYDASLIGGKQVAIHPNYSDKIIAENGDYLAGTIESSLMASLGDKAAPVMAKVEKLMTSADKLITSFNSVLDAKGQADLKKSLAELSATMEQFHKVASNANVILDENKGQLKGVVSNFNKVSDNFVKISDSLNKADLGQTVRNLNATLSKVDGLMKGLESGKGTMGKLLKDEALYANLEKTSKELELLLQDVRLNPTRYVNVSVFGKKNKPYVAPNDSITKIKN from the coding sequence TTGAAAATTACAAGAGAAATAAAAACTGCCATTTTAGTTATTACATCAATTTTATTATTCATTTGGGGATACAGTTTTTTAAAAGGAAAAGACCTTTTTAATAGTTATAAAACTTTTTATGTTGAATATGCTAATGTCGAGGGACTTGCGCCTTCAGCTCCAGTAACAATCAATGGACTGAGCATAGGTAAAGTAAAAACCATTACGATTAGTGAAAAAGGAACTTTATTGGTTGAATTGCAAATAAATACTGAATTTCCAATATCAAAATCAAGCACGGCCACAATTTATGATGCCAGTCTTATTGGTGGCAAGCAAGTTGCCATCCATCCTAATTATTCAGACAAAATTATCGCCGAAAATGGGGATTACCTAGCGGGCACTATAGAGTCTAGTCTTATGGCTTCATTGGGCGACAAAGCGGCTCCAGTTATGGCTAAAGTAGAGAAATTAATGACCAGTGCAGATAAATTAATTACTAGTTTTAATTCTGTTTTGGATGCAAAAGGGCAAGCAGATTTAAAAAAGAGTTTAGCAGAACTTAGCGCGACTATGGAGCAATTCCATAAAGTTGCATCAAATGCAAATGTGATTTTGGATGAAAATAAAGGCCAGTTGAAAGGTGTTGTTTCTAATTTCAATAAAGTCTCTGATAATTTCGTTAAAATTTCTGATTCATTGAATAAAGCAGATTTAGGACAGACTGTTAGGAACTTGAATGCAACATTAAGCAAAGTTGATGGCTTAATGAAAGGTTTAGAGTCTGGAAAAGGTACCATGGGAAAATTACTGAAAGACGAGGCACTTTATGCTAATTTAGAAAAAACTTCCAAGGAGTTAGAGTTGCTTCTGCAGGATGTAAGATTAAATCCAACACGTTATGTAAATGTTTCTGTTTTTGGTAAGAAAAACAAACCATATGTTGCTCCAAACGATTCTATAACAAAAATAAAAAACTAG
- a CDS encoding YncE family protein: MKKTLSIALTFLCFMTCLSQEYKVSKKIKIAGNEGWDYLAVDEVNQNLFVSHGSVVNVVDLKSDTTIATISDTKGVHGIAIANDLNKAFITDGKDNSVTIIDLKSLKLIEKVAIDGQKPDAVLYDQFSQKVFTYNANSKDATVLDAITNKVVKTIPLGGKPEFSVTNTKGLIYVNIEDKNEIKTIDATKLEVIETWSIAPGDEPSGLAIDLDSNRLFSVCGNKLMVVVDASNGKVIKTLPIGDGCDGVAFDAKKKLVFSSNGEGTITVVKEQNPNTFSVLETVKTQKGARTIVLNKTRGDLYLTTADFGAKPKATTENPNPRASIVSNSSVVLVVASNSKK, from the coding sequence ATGAAAAAAACACTTTCCATAGCACTTACCTTTTTATGTTTTATGACTTGTCTAAGTCAAGAGTATAAAGTTTCTAAAAAAATTAAAATTGCAGGTAATGAAGGTTGGGATTATCTTGCTGTTGACGAAGTAAATCAAAATTTGTTCGTTTCACACGGAAGTGTTGTTAATGTAGTGGATTTAAAATCGGACACAACTATTGCAACCATTAGTGATACCAAAGGTGTTCACGGAATTGCAATAGCAAATGATTTAAACAAAGCTTTTATCACTGACGGGAAGGATAATTCCGTTACAATTATTGATCTGAAAAGCCTCAAATTGATTGAAAAAGTTGCCATTGATGGTCAAAAGCCTGATGCTGTTTTGTACGATCAGTTTTCTCAAAAAGTATTTACCTATAATGCCAATTCTAAGGATGCAACTGTTCTTGATGCCATTACTAATAAAGTTGTAAAAACAATTCCATTGGGCGGAAAACCCGAATTTTCGGTTACTAATACCAAAGGCTTGATTTATGTCAACATTGAAGATAAAAATGAAATCAAAACAATCGACGCCACTAAATTGGAAGTAATCGAAACTTGGAGTATTGCACCTGGTGATGAACCATCAGGACTGGCCATTGATTTAGATTCTAATAGATTATTTTCGGTTTGTGGCAATAAATTGATGGTAGTTGTTGATGCTTCAAATGGGAAAGTTATCAAGACATTGCCTATTGGAGATGGTTGTGATGGTGTAGCTTTTGATGCCAAAAAGAAACTTGTTTTTAGTTCCAACGGTGAAGGAACAATTACGGTTGTAAAAGAACAAAACCCAAATACCTTTTCGGTTCTGGAAACGGTAAAAACTCAAAAAGGAGCAAGAACAATTGTATTAAACAAAACTAGGGGGGATTTATATCTAACCACCGCTGATTTTGGTGCAAAACCCAAAGCAACTACCGAAAATCCTAACCCAAGAGCTTCTATTGTTTCCAATTCTTCTGTGGTTTTGGTTGTCGCGAGTAATAGCAAAAAATAA
- a CDS encoding (Fe-S)-binding protein, with product MSYLSNVLFAIVLIIGFGYFYSNVKKIIRNINLGVAVNRKDNAKARWRNMAMIALGQSKMVKRPVAGILHIIVYVGFVIINIELLEIIIDGLFGTHRIFAPLGVVYDFLIGSFEVLAFLVLFAVTVFLIRRNIVKLRRFIHADLKGWPKSDANYILYFEITLMTLFLLMNATDFHLQNVPGGFSHFIKAGSFPISQFIAPVFNRMSNELVMLLNEGFWWLHIVGILIFMNYLYFSKHLHILLAFPNTYFANLNPQGQFDNLASVTAEVKLMMDPNADPFAAAPVSENEAPSKFGASDVQDLNWVQLLNAYTCTECGRCTSSCPANQTGKKLSPRKIMMDTRDRLEEVGKNIDANKGVFVPDNKSLLNDYITPEELWACTSCNACVEECPVNISPLSIIMDMRRYLVMEQSAAPMPINAMMTNIENNGAPWQYSQQDRLNWKNEI from the coding sequence ATGAGTTACCTTAGTAATGTGTTATTTGCCATAGTATTGATTATTGGATTCGGGTATTTTTATTCGAATGTAAAAAAAATCATTAGGAATATTAATCTTGGCGTTGCTGTTAATCGTAAAGATAATGCTAAAGCACGTTGGAGAAATATGGCAATGATTGCTCTTGGGCAATCCAAAATGGTTAAAAGACCCGTTGCTGGAATACTGCATATCATAGTTTATGTTGGATTCGTTATTATCAATATTGAATTATTGGAAATCATTATTGATGGTTTATTTGGAACTCATAGAATTTTTGCTCCTCTTGGAGTTGTTTATGATTTTTTAATTGGTTCTTTTGAAGTCTTGGCTTTCTTGGTATTGTTTGCTGTTACTGTATTTTTGATAAGAAGAAATATCGTTAAGTTGAGAAGATTTATTCACGCTGATTTAAAAGGCTGGCCAAAAAGTGATGCCAATTATATTTTGTATTTTGAGATTACTTTAATGACTTTGTTTTTATTAATGAATGCCACCGATTTTCATTTGCAAAATGTACCTGGAGGATTTTCACATTTTATAAAAGCAGGCTCTTTTCCAATAAGTCAATTTATTGCACCGGTGTTCAATAGAATGTCAAATGAGTTGGTGATGTTACTAAATGAAGGCTTTTGGTGGTTGCATATTGTTGGGATTTTGATTTTTATGAATTATTTATATTTCTCAAAACACCTTCATATTTTATTGGCTTTCCCAAATACTTACTTCGCTAATTTAAATCCTCAAGGACAGTTTGATAATTTGGCTTCAGTAACTGCCGAAGTAAAACTGATGATGGATCCAAATGCAGATCCTTTTGCAGCAGCGCCAGTTTCAGAAAATGAAGCTCCAAGTAAATTTGGTGCCAGCGATGTTCAGGATTTAAACTGGGTTCAGTTATTAAATGCCTACACATGTACTGAATGTGGTCGTTGTACTTCTTCTTGTCCTGCAAATCAAACAGGCAAAAAACTGTCTCCTCGTAAAATTATGATGGATACAAGAGATAGATTGGAAGAAGTAGGAAAGAACATTGATGCCAACAAAGGTGTTTTTGTACCAGACAACAAATCGCTATTGAACGATTACATTACTCCAGAAGAATTGTGGGCTTGTACCTCTTGCAATGCTTGTGTAGAGGAATGTCCTGTAAATATCAGCCCGCTTTCTATTATTATGGATATGAGACGTTATCTTGTAATGGAGCAAAGCGCAGCTCCAATGCCTATAAATGCGATGATGACTAACATAGAGAATAATGGCGCACCTTGGCAATACAGCCAACAAGACCGATTGAACTGGAAAAACGAAATATAG
- a CDS encoding ABC transporter ATPase has product MYVPFENLPEESRIWIYQSNRKFSDAEFSEIETDLQAFLNEWAAHGTSLESSYLLKYNRFIIIAVNQDVQAATGCSIDSSVEFIQSLEKKYNVDLLDKMNVTFKLGDHIAHKSLIDFKKMAKDKAVTENTIVFNNLVNNIEEFNESWEVPAMDSWHSRFF; this is encoded by the coding sequence ATGTACGTTCCTTTTGAAAATTTACCCGAAGAATCTAGAATTTGGATTTATCAATCGAACAGAAAGTTCTCGGATGCCGAGTTTTCTGAAATTGAAACTGATTTGCAAGCTTTCCTTAACGAATGGGCGGCACACGGAACTAGCCTGGAGTCTTCGTATTTATTGAAATACAATCGTTTTATTATAATTGCCGTAAATCAGGATGTTCAAGCAGCTACAGGTTGTTCTATTGATTCTTCAGTTGAATTTATCCAAAGTTTGGAAAAAAAATACAATGTAGATTTATTAGATAAAATGAATGTAACCTTCAAACTAGGAGATCATATTGCACATAAGTCATTGATTGATTTTAAGAAAATGGCGAAAGATAAAGCAGTTACCGAAAATACAATTGTCTTTAATAATTTGGTTAACAATATCGAAGAGTTCAATGAATCATGGGAAGTTCCCGCTATGGACAGCTGGCATAGCCGATTTTTTTAA
- a CDS encoding (Fe-S)-binding protein, with translation MSENLIVPTMAEMLAQGKQPEVLFWVGCAGSFDDRAKKITKAFVRILNRANVSFAVLGTEESCTGDPAKRAGNEFLFQMQAMMNIEVLNAYEAKKIVTACPHCFNTLKNEYPELGGHYEVVHHTEFLKSLLDSGRLTIEGGQFKGKRITFHDPCYLGRANNVYEAPRDLIQKLDVELLEMKRSKANGLCCGAGGAQMFKDAEPGNKEINVERTEDALETKPDIIAAGCPFCNTMLTDGVKNKEREGDVKVMDIAELIANAQDL, from the coding sequence ATGTCAGAAAATTTAATTGTGCCAACAATGGCCGAAATGCTAGCCCAAGGAAAACAACCAGAAGTTTTATTTTGGGTAGGTTGTGCAGGTAGTTTTGACGATAGAGCAAAGAAAATAACAAAGGCATTTGTACGAATTCTAAATCGTGCCAATGTTTCTTTTGCCGTTTTAGGTACTGAAGAAAGTTGTACTGGAGATCCAGCAAAAAGAGCAGGAAATGAGTTTTTGTTTCAAATGCAAGCCATGATGAATATCGAAGTGCTTAATGCTTATGAAGCAAAAAAAATAGTTACTGCTTGTCCGCATTGTTTTAATACTTTAAAAAATGAATACCCAGAATTGGGTGGCCATTATGAAGTGGTGCATCACACAGAATTCCTTAAATCATTGTTAGATTCAGGACGTCTGACTATCGAAGGTGGACAGTTTAAAGGGAAGCGTATTACTTTTCATGATCCTTGTTATTTAGGACGTGCCAATAATGTATACGAAGCACCAAGGGATTTAATTCAGAAACTGGACGTTGAATTACTAGAAATGAAACGTTCTAAAGCAAATGGTTTGTGTTGCGGAGCAGGAGGGGCACAAATGTTTAAAGATGCTGAGCCTGGTAATAAAGAAATCAATGTGGAAAGAACAGAAGATGCTCTTGAAACAAAACCTGACATTATTGCTGCAGGTTGTCCTTTTTGTAATACCATGTTGACCGATGGAGTTAAAAATAAAGAAAGAGAGGGTGATGTCAAAGTTATGGATATAGCCGAATTGATTGCTAACGCCCAAGATTTATAA
- a CDS encoding N-acetylmuramoyl-L-alanine amidase encodes MYISKKIKIAFTFLLVMLAVESHSQSNDFKVTLDAGHGGHDFGANYNGRIEKNIALAIVLKVGKILESYPKVDVIYTRKTDVFIDLIERANIANRADSHIFVSIHLNANRNTAADGTETYVMGMNKIASNLEAAKKENAVITMEKDYKQKYEGFDPNSPETMIGMTLMQEEYLDNSISLAGKVEDEFAKLGKKLRHGGVKQAPFMVLHKAYMPRVLIETGFISNPVEGDLLNSEEGQNDIARAIANAIISYKYDYFGDGGAETFGEKPSQILRENPVKSSENPDVNKTEINKGIIKKDTLGSIYKIQLSASKKKLALEPKNFKGLQNVKLVYEDNIYKYLYGETSDYESAKNQLNEVKSKGYNSAFLIAFKNGKKISIQEAIK; translated from the coding sequence ATGTATATATCAAAAAAAATAAAAATTGCATTCACATTTTTATTAGTAATGTTGGCAGTAGAATCGCATAGCCAATCCAATGATTTTAAAGTTACTTTAGATGCTGGTCATGGAGGTCATGATTTTGGTGCGAATTATAATGGACGGATTGAAAAAAATATTGCATTAGCCATTGTTTTAAAAGTGGGTAAAATTTTGGAATCCTATCCTAAGGTAGATGTTATATATACTAGAAAGACCGATGTTTTTATTGATTTGATAGAGCGTGCCAATATTGCCAATAGAGCTGATTCTCATATTTTTGTTTCTATCCATTTGAATGCCAATAGAAATACCGCAGCAGATGGAACTGAAACCTACGTTATGGGGATGAATAAGATTGCTTCAAATCTTGAAGCTGCAAAAAAGGAGAATGCAGTAATCACAATGGAAAAAGATTATAAGCAGAAATATGAAGGTTTTGATCCAAATTCTCCAGAAACCATGATTGGTATGACTTTGATGCAAGAAGAATATTTAGATAATAGTATTTCATTAGCAGGTAAGGTAGAAGATGAATTTGCAAAATTAGGTAAGAAATTAAGACATGGAGGTGTGAAGCAAGCTCCTTTTATGGTTTTGCATAAAGCATATATGCCTAGGGTTCTAATTGAAACTGGTTTTATTTCCAATCCTGTTGAAGGGGATTTATTAAATTCAGAAGAAGGACAAAATGATATTGCCAGAGCTATTGCTAATGCAATAATCAGTTATAAGTATGATTATTTTGGGGATGGGGGAGCAGAAACCTTTGGAGAAAAGCCATCTCAAATCCTTAGAGAAAATCCTGTAAAAAGTTCTGAAAATCCAGATGTTAATAAAACTGAGATTAATAAAGGGATTATTAAAAAAGATACTCTAGGTTCGATTTATAAAATTCAGTTATCGGCTAGTAAAAAAAAGTTAGCACTGGAACCTAAAAATTTTAAAGGATTGCAAAATGTAAAACTTGTTTATGAAGATAATATTTATAAATATTTATACGGTGAAACTTCCGATTATGAAAGTGCCAAGAACCAATTAAATGAAGTGAAATCCAAAGGATATAATTCAGCTTTTTTAATAGCATTCAAAAATGGAAAAAAAATAAGCATTCAGGAAGCAATCAAATAA
- a CDS encoding phosphatase PAP2 family protein, with product MIGITNSAMPVSIGTPIVIYAVGLIEKDSLTKKKAIFIGETFAASAFVSLALKSIVKRDRPYVTYPEIDNVVEESSYSFPSGHTSSAFATATSLSMAYPKWYVIAPSFLWAGAVGYSRLYLGVHYPTDVLAGALVGSGSAFLCYKLNKWINKKKNKPILFDGQKQ from the coding sequence ATGATTGGGATTACAAATAGTGCCATGCCTGTTAGTATTGGAACTCCTATTGTTATCTATGCGGTTGGGCTAATCGAAAAAGACAGTCTCACAAAGAAAAAAGCAATATTTATAGGAGAAACCTTTGCCGCTTCAGCATTTGTTTCTTTGGCATTAAAAAGCATTGTTAAAAGGGACAGACCATATGTTACCTATCCAGAAATTGATAATGTTGTAGAAGAATCTAGTTATTCTTTTCCATCAGGTCATACTTCATCGGCTTTTGCAACAGCTACCTCATTGAGTATGGCTTACCCAAAATGGTATGTTATTGCTCCGTCTTTTTTATGGGCTGGTGCAGTTGGTTATTCTCGCTTATACCTTGGCGTTCATTATCCAACCGATGTTTTGGCAGGTGCACTTGTAGGTAGTGGTTCTGCTTTTTTGTGTTATAAATTGAATAAATGGATTAATAAGAAAAAAAATAAACCCATTTTATTTGATGGACAGAAGCAATAA
- a CDS encoding TolC family protein, with the protein MEKAKNNSPLLTDLSNQIKSNQIDSLINRANYKPLVTGNLNANYAPVINGIGYDTAITNGQSVSGLIGINQKIVGKKISGSQAESFKILKESLALNKKIALKDLSKVIADQYITTYGSAEQIVYNQKMIALLGNGLNTLKKLAQNSIYKQTDYLIFLSTLKQQELQVLQLKQQYQNNLGILNYLSGETDTTFVNLAKPDINLKTISSPEKTIFLKQFEVDSLKIVNQSKLIDNAYKPTLALLGDAGYLSSFEYLPYKNFGFSVGLGMSIPIYDGNQRSLQHQKNEQAVATNLAYKTHFNKQYQQQLLMLNQKLKQTVDTGNQLQSQLQITDALIEADKKLLLSGDAQITDFVIAIGNVITLNNSISQNKINKLLLINEINYWISND; encoded by the coding sequence ATGGAAAAGGCAAAAAACAATTCGCCTTTACTCACTGATTTGTCCAATCAAATCAAGTCAAATCAAATTGACAGTTTGATTAATAGAGCCAATTACAAACCACTAGTTACTGGAAACCTCAATGCTAATTATGCGCCAGTTATTAATGGAATTGGTTATGATACCGCTATAACTAATGGACAATCCGTTTCAGGTTTGATTGGTATTAATCAAAAAATAGTCGGTAAGAAAATATCAGGTTCACAGGCTGAAAGTTTCAAAATTCTAAAAGAGAGTTTGGCTTTAAACAAAAAAATAGCTCTCAAAGATTTGAGTAAAGTAATCGCCGACCAATATATCACGACATACGGAAGCGCCGAACAAATAGTGTATAATCAAAAAATGATAGCGCTATTGGGCAACGGTTTGAATACGCTGAAAAAATTAGCTCAAAATTCCATTTATAAACAAACCGATTATTTGATTTTTCTTTCCACATTAAAACAGCAGGAATTACAAGTTTTACAACTTAAGCAACAATATCAAAATAATTTGGGAATACTCAATTATTTGTCTGGTGAAACCGATACCACTTTTGTGAATTTGGCAAAACCGGATATTAACTTAAAAACGATTTCAAGTCCTGAAAAAACAATCTTCTTAAAACAATTTGAAGTTGATAGTTTGAAAATTGTTAATCAAAGTAAGTTGATAGATAACGCTTATAAACCTACATTGGCCTTGCTTGGCGACGCGGGCTATTTGTCGAGTTTTGAGTATCTGCCGTATAAAAATTTTGGATTTAGTGTTGGATTAGGAATGTCAATTCCTATTTATGACGGAAATCAAAGATCATTGCAACATCAAAAAAATGAGCAGGCAGTGGCCACTAATTTGGCTTACAAAACCCATTTCAATAAGCAATACCAACAACAATTACTGATGCTTAATCAGAAATTGAAACAAACTGTGGATACCGGAAACCAATTGCAATCTCAGCTTCAAATAACCGATGCGTTAATTGAAGCTGACAAAAAACTATTACTGTCAGGTGATGCCCAAATCACCGATTTTGTAATCGCGATAGGTAATGTTATCACGCTCAATAATTCGATTTCTCAAAACAAAATCAACAAATTGCTACTTATTAACGAAATCAATTATTGGATTTCTAATGACTAA
- a CDS encoding phosphatase PAP2 family protein: MAKRKFIFLMFLPIWSSLLAQTTVKVNFQDSIPDSSAVKQLKFNVKQLILPATLIGFGVIGINNDQLKDLNAEISEEVVEHIDKQITIDDFTQYAPAASVYALGAFGIKGKNNFKDKSIILATSFLLMTATVTGLKSITKVERPDGTSNNSFPSGHTATAFMGAEFLYQEYKDVSIWYGVSGYAIATFTGAFRMYNNRHWLTDVVAGAGIGILSAKAGYWLFPTVNKLFASKSNPNKKSAFIPYYDGKQVGFGYISTF; this comes from the coding sequence ATGGCTAAACGAAAATTTATTTTCCTAATGTTCTTGCCAATTTGGAGTTCCTTATTAGCCCAAACGACAGTGAAAGTAAATTTTCAAGATTCCATTCCGGATTCGAGTGCCGTTAAACAATTAAAGTTTAATGTTAAACAATTGATACTTCCAGCCACTTTGATTGGATTTGGAGTAATTGGAATTAATAACGATCAATTAAAAGATCTAAACGCCGAAATCAGTGAAGAGGTAGTAGAACATATTGATAAGCAAATAACAATTGATGACTTTACTCAATATGCGCCAGCTGCTTCAGTTTATGCTTTAGGAGCTTTTGGAATAAAAGGAAAAAATAATTTTAAAGATAAATCGATAATCCTTGCAACCTCCTTTTTGTTGATGACAGCAACGGTTACGGGATTAAAGAGTATTACTAAAGTTGAAAGACCTGATGGGACAAGTAATAATTCTTTTCCTTCAGGGCATACTGCAACCGCTTTTATGGGAGCAGAATTTCTATATCAGGAATATAAAGATGTTTCTATTTGGTATGGTGTTTCTGGATATGCTATAGCTACTTTTACAGGAGCATTTAGAATGTATAATAACCGACACTGGCTTACCGATGTTGTAGCAGGAGCGGGAATTGGAATATTAAGTGCCAAAGCAGGTTATTGGTTGTTCCCAACGGTTAATAAATTATTTGCTTCCAAAAGTAATCCAAACAAAAAATCTGCGTTTATTCCTTATTATGATGGGAAACAAGTAGGATTTGGATATATTTCCACTTTTTAA
- a CDS encoding HlyD family efflux transporter periplasmic adaptor subunit — MKKTFSIGLLITVFFISCKDKSESETPTAVRVPVTLTSIDTTGIQSYIDLNATATYLVKNSIKANATGYLNSVNVATNDFVVNGKELFSIKTREAKVLGNSVNKIDPTLGFGGAIKVLSNTNGTVTMVNVQQGDYVQDGDALITINDAKSFVIVLSLPYDLKKYISVGQQLNVFLPDNSKRTATVEKFSPSVDATSQTQNVILKINGKQDIPENLIVKVRVNKATNSKGISVPKLAVLSDETETDFWIMKMINADTAIKIPIKKGIQTEDKVEILSPVLTVKDRILLTGNYGVGDTIKVRVIKD; from the coding sequence ATGAAAAAAACATTTTCTATAGGTTTGCTAATTACAGTTTTTTTTATTTCCTGTAAAGATAAATCCGAATCTGAAACCCCAACTGCTGTTCGAGTTCCGGTAACTTTAACTTCAATTGATACCACCGGTATACAAAGCTATATTGACCTGAATGCAACGGCTACTTATTTGGTGAAAAATAGCATTAAAGCCAACGCAACGGGCTATTTAAATTCTGTAAATGTGGCGACAAATGATTTTGTAGTCAATGGTAAGGAATTATTTTCGATAAAAACTCGAGAAGCCAAAGTCCTTGGAAATTCCGTAAATAAAATAGACCCAACTTTGGGTTTTGGTGGAGCGATCAAGGTGCTTTCGAACACCAACGGAACAGTAACTATGGTCAATGTGCAACAAGGCGATTATGTGCAGGACGGAGATGCCTTGATTACCATCAATGATGCCAAAAGTTTTGTAATTGTTTTGAGTTTACCATACGATTTGAAGAAATATATTTCGGTCGGTCAACAATTAAATGTTTTTTTACCAGACAATTCAAAAAGAACTGCGACTGTAGAAAAATTTTCGCCTTCAGTTGACGCTACTTCCCAAACGCAAAATGTGATTTTAAAAATAAATGGCAAACAAGATATTCCAGAGAATTTAATCGTGAAAGTTCGGGTAAATAAAGCGACTAATTCTAAAGGTATTTCAGTGCCAAAATTGGCCGTTTTAAGCGATGAAACCGAAACTGATTTTTGGATAATGAAAATGATAAACGCTGATACAGCAATCAAAATTCCGATAAAAAAAGGAATTCAAACAGAAGATAAAGTTGAAATTCTTTCTCCTGTTCTAACGGTAAAAGATCGAATTTTACTCACGGGTAATTACGGAGTAGGAGATACAATTAAGGTCAGAGTGATTAAGGATTAA